One Ignavibacterium album JCM 16511 genomic region harbors:
- a CDS encoding M1 family metallopeptidase codes for MKTKILFTLLFFFSIASLSQTNYYIPRNVLKAYEKGTRSFDGKPGKNYWQNSSDYKIQVSVNPKTRILSGKEFITYYNNSPDTLSEIVIRLYPNISKPSSKRDFNVSEDALTEGVKISSISFNKSNLNPDDKNIFKYNGTNLRVILKDKIEPASKSEIEIEWSFEIPKTNYARMGTYDSTSFFIAYWYPQMAVYDDIDGWDYNEYTGYTEMYNDFSNFEVDINVPNGFHIWSTGLWQNPDEILSNEYLKRYEQAKQSNEVIRIFTSDDLKNPNRYKTTSETHTFKFKADKVPDFAFGMSDHYLWDAVSYLTPANKRVYIAAAYKESSQDFIDVAYFAKETIKYFSEELPAIPFPYPSCTVWNGSGGMEYPMIVNNGSSQSKEGTVGVTSHEIAHQYMPFYMGINERKYAFMDEGWAVMLPFDFQERMTEGAMPRERNVFGFEYVAGNEMEMPLIVPSNLLSGYSYRVSAYSRPGLAYDFLRDFLGKEKFLKALHLYMERWNGKHPIPWDFYSSFNEAAGEDLSWYWKPWFFEFGFPDLGIKSYELRNGNLKLEVEKIGNIPIPIKVTMMNDDQSVKELYYTADVWKTGNKTFKISVDNVKGVNKIVLGSSKIPDSNRDNNEILIKK; via the coding sequence TTGAAAACAAAAATTCTTTTCACTTTACTCTTTTTTTTCTCAATAGCCAGTCTTTCACAGACCAATTATTACATTCCACGAAATGTTTTAAAGGCTTACGAGAAAGGAACAAGATCTTTTGACGGAAAACCGGGCAAAAATTATTGGCAGAATTCATCTGATTATAAAATTCAGGTAAGCGTTAATCCAAAAACAAGAATTTTATCCGGAAAAGAATTTATAACTTACTATAATAATAGTCCCGATACACTTAGTGAAATTGTTATAAGACTTTATCCGAATATTTCCAAACCATCTTCGAAGAGAGATTTTAATGTTTCAGAAGATGCTCTTACTGAAGGTGTTAAAATTTCGTCTATTAGTTTCAACAAGAGTAATCTAAATCCGGATGACAAAAATATTTTCAAATACAATGGAACAAACCTTCGTGTAATTCTTAAAGATAAAATTGAACCAGCATCTAAATCAGAAATTGAGATTGAATGGTCATTCGAAATCCCAAAAACTAATTATGCAAGAATGGGTACCTACGATTCAACTTCATTCTTCATCGCATATTGGTATCCTCAAATGGCTGTTTACGATGATATAGATGGATGGGATTATAATGAATACACAGGTTACACAGAGATGTACAATGATTTTTCAAACTTTGAAGTTGATATCAATGTACCGAACGGTTTCCATATTTGGTCAACCGGTCTTTGGCAAAATCCAGATGAAATTCTATCGAATGAATATTTAAAGAGATATGAACAAGCCAAACAGAGCAATGAGGTAATTAGAATTTTTACTTCAGATGATTTGAAAAATCCAAACAGATATAAAACTACTTCTGAAACTCATACCTTTAAATTCAAAGCTGATAAAGTACCTGATTTTGCTTTCGGTATGAGTGATCATTATTTATGGGATGCAGTTAGCTATCTTACACCGGCTAACAAAAGAGTTTACATTGCAGCTGCATATAAAGAATCATCTCAAGATTTTATTGATGTTGCTTACTTCGCAAAAGAAACAATTAAATACTTTTCTGAAGAACTACCTGCAATACCATTTCCATATCCAAGTTGCACAGTCTGGAATGGCTCAGGTGGAATGGAATATCCAATGATAGTCAATAACGGTTCTTCACAGAGCAAAGAAGGAACTGTTGGCGTCACTTCACACGAAATTGCACATCAGTATATGCCTTTTTATATGGGAATAAATGAAAGAAAATATGCTTTTATGGATGAAGGCTGGGCAGTTATGCTACCGTTTGACTTTCAGGAAAGAATGACTGAAGGTGCGATGCCAAGAGAGCGAAATGTATTTGGATTTGAATATGTCGCTGGAAACGAAATGGAAATGCCTTTGATTGTACCTTCAAATTTGCTGTCAGGTTATTCTTATCGTGTTTCGGCTTATTCCCGACCGGGACTTGCTTATGATTTTCTGAGAGATTTTTTAGGTAAAGAAAAATTCCTGAAAGCACTTCATCTTTATATGGAAAGATGGAACGGAAAACATCCAATTCCCTGGGATTTTTATTCTTCATTCAATGAAGCCGCTGGTGAAGATCTTTCCTGGTATTGGAAACCATGGTTTTTTGAATTCGGTTTTCCGGATTTGGGAATTAAATCTTACGAATTAAGAAATGGAAATTTGAAATTAGAAGTAGAAAAAATTGGTAACATTCCGATTCCGATTAAAGTTACTATGATGAATGATGATCAATCGGTAAAAGAACTTTATTACACTGCAGATGTTTGGAAAACCGGCAATAAAACATTCAAGATTAGTGTTGATAATGTTAAAGGTGTGAATAAAATTGTTCTTGGTAGTTCAAAGATTCCGGACTCAAACAGAGATAACAATGAAATATTAATTAAGAAATAA
- the ruvB gene encoding Holliday junction branch migration DNA helicase RuvB, with protein MRKSANTNPEPTEEDKKFEQNLRPQFLTDFGGQEKITENLNVFISAAKKRGEALDHVLLTGPPGLGKTTLAHIIANELGVKLKITSGPVLEKPGDLAGILTNLEEHSVLFIDEIHRLSPVVEEYLYSAMEDYKLDIMIDSGPNARTVQISLPKYTLVGATTRAGMLTSPLRDRFGIKFRLDYYANEHLKIIIQRSAKILNLKIDEDAAAEIAKRSRGTPRIANRLLRRTRDFADFENKKSIDIEIAKKALAALEVDEYGLDEMDKEIILAIIDKYNGGPVGLNTLSVAVNEDPGTIEEVYEPFLIQQGFIQRTPRGREATQLAYKRFGRSKFGNTTNTLFDNI; from the coding sequence ATGAGAAAATCGGCAAATACCAATCCCGAACCCACTGAAGAAGACAAAAAATTCGAGCAGAATCTTCGTCCACAATTTCTTACCGATTTTGGTGGACAAGAAAAGATAACTGAGAACCTTAATGTATTTATTTCAGCAGCTAAGAAAAGAGGTGAAGCTTTAGACCATGTCTTACTTACCGGACCGCCTGGACTTGGTAAAACCACACTTGCCCATATAATCGCAAATGAACTCGGAGTAAAACTCAAAATAACTTCAGGACCAGTTCTCGAAAAACCAGGCGATCTGGCAGGCATATTGACCAATCTCGAGGAGCATTCAGTTTTATTCATTGATGAGATTCATCGTTTGAGTCCGGTTGTTGAAGAATATCTTTATTCAGCGATGGAAGATTACAAACTTGATATAATGATTGACAGTGGACCAAATGCCCGTACTGTTCAGATTAGTTTACCTAAATATACTTTAGTTGGTGCTACAACAAGAGCAGGTATGCTTACATCGCCGCTTCGTGACAGATTCGGTATTAAATTCAGACTCGACTACTATGCAAATGAACATCTGAAAATTATTATTCAGAGATCTGCGAAGATTCTTAATCTGAAAATTGATGAAGATGCTGCTGCTGAAATTGCAAAGCGCTCAAGAGGAACTCCAAGAATAGCAAACAGATTATTGAGAAGAACCCGTGACTTTGCTGATTTCGAAAACAAAAAATCAATTGACATCGAAATAGCCAAAAAAGCTTTAGCCGCTTTGGAAGTGGATGAATACGGTCTTGACGAAATGGATAAAGAAATTATTCTTGCCATAATCGATAAATACAATGGCGGACCTGTTGGATTGAATACTTTATCTGTTGCAGTTAATGAAGACCCAGGTACAATCGAGGAAGTTTATGAACCATTTTTAATTCAGCAGGGATTTATTCAAAGAACTCCGCGTGGCAGAGAAGCAACACAACTTGCCTACAAAAGATTTGGAAGAAGTAAATTCGGAAATACAACAAATACTTTATTCGATAACATCTAA
- a CDS encoding 30S ribosomal protein THX: MGKGDRRTKRGKIFQGTTGKFRPKKKKKNQKPATTETK, translated from the coding sequence ATGGGAAAAGGTGATAGAAGAACCAAGCGTGGGAAAATTTTTCAGGGCACAACAGGAAAATTTCGTCCGAAAAAAAAGAAAAAAAATCAAAAACCCGCTACCACTGAGACCAAATAA
- a CDS encoding heparan-alpha-glucosaminide N-acetyltransferase domain-containing protein, with product MTQTDKKHRIIFIDLMRAFAVLQMVQGHTVDALLAPEYRLLDYPVYAVWNFMRGMTAPIFMFTSGTVFTYLFRLVDEPFEKNPRVKKGIKRFLLLLFLGYLLRYPTYKVFDFSDVTKEQIDIFFAVDVLQLIGFGLLFLMISAFISEKLKLGDTITFLLIGLAFIIPSPFFAKIDWLKYFPQPIANYFYAGNGSLFPLFPWAGYVILGGILGSYLARNPLVFKTNNFSIRLVLIGILLILISIIYMMLNSGKSISNYSDSYTYDTIIFRVGFVLILTGIVSYISQSINSIPRIIILIGRNTLLIYVVHLMIIFGSAWNPGLSMIWGNSLSASTTILIALIMITLMTLMVYLLNKLKIRNKQLVT from the coding sequence ATGACGCAGACAGATAAAAAGCATAGGATCATCTTTATTGATTTGATGAGAGCATTTGCTGTTCTTCAAATGGTTCAAGGTCACACTGTTGATGCTTTGCTTGCACCAGAGTACAGATTACTTGATTATCCGGTTTATGCAGTTTGGAATTTTATGAGAGGGATGACAGCTCCAATCTTTATGTTCACATCGGGAACCGTCTTTACATATCTTTTCAGATTAGTGGATGAACCTTTTGAAAAAAATCCCCGGGTTAAAAAAGGAATTAAGAGATTTTTGTTACTATTATTTCTTGGTTATTTATTGCGATATCCGACATACAAAGTTTTTGATTTTTCAGATGTAACCAAAGAACAGATAGATATTTTCTTTGCTGTTGATGTCTTACAACTTATAGGTTTTGGACTTTTATTCTTGATGATATCAGCATTTATTTCAGAGAAATTAAAACTTGGAGATACAATTACCTTTCTTTTAATCGGACTTGCTTTCATAATTCCATCACCGTTCTTTGCAAAAATTGATTGGTTGAAATATTTTCCTCAGCCGATAGCAAACTATTTTTACGCAGGAAATGGTTCGCTATTCCCTCTGTTTCCCTGGGCTGGCTATGTTATTCTTGGTGGTATATTGGGAAGTTATCTTGCAAGAAATCCATTGGTCTTTAAAACAAATAACTTCAGTATAAGACTCGTCTTAATTGGAATACTTCTAATCCTTATTTCCATTATTTATATGATGTTGAACTCAGGAAAATCAATATCAAATTATTCTGATTCTTATACTTATGACACAATAATTTTCAGAGTTGGATTTGTATTAATTCTAACCGGAATAGTCTCATATATCTCTCAATCAATTAATTCTATCCCAAGAATTATTATTTTAATTGGTAGAAATACATTATTAATTTATGTTGTACATTTGATGATTATTTTCGGAAGTGCCTGGAATCCTGGTTTGTCTATGATTTGGGGGAATTCGCTATCGGCATCTACAACTATTCTGATTGCATTGATTATGATTACTTTAATGACACTAATGGTTTATTTACTCAATAAATTAAAAATAAGAAATAAGCAACTCGTTACCTGA
- a CDS encoding YhcH/YjgK/YiaL family protein, producing MIIDHIENRELYSTINPNIKKALDYLEETDFSEVEAGKFEIDGENVFALVSEYKTKDLSQGKPESHKNYIDVQFVYSGEEFIGYAPLANQKIVEPYNENNDIIFYDCEQSLCLIQKKMFAVFFPTDIHMPGIRVTNPVLVKKVVVKVKIL from the coding sequence ATGATAATAGATCATATCGAAAACAGAGAATTGTATTCAACAATAAATCCTAATATCAAAAAAGCTCTAGATTATTTGGAAGAAACTGATTTTAGTGAAGTTGAAGCCGGTAAATTTGAGATTGATGGCGAAAATGTTTTCGCTTTAGTCAGTGAGTATAAAACTAAAGACTTATCACAGGGCAAACCCGAATCTCATAAAAATTACATTGATGTTCAGTTCGTTTATTCCGGTGAGGAATTTATCGGTTATGCACCTCTTGCCAATCAAAAGATAGTTGAACCTTATAATGAGAATAATGACATTATATTTTATGACTGTGAACAATCGCTATGTCTTATTCAGAAAAAAATGTTTGCTGTGTTCTTCCCTACCGATATTCATATGCCAGGAATAAGAGTAACTAATCCTGTTCTGGTTAAAAAAGTTGTCGTTAAAGTTAAAATACTTTAA